A genomic window from Sulfurimonas paralvinellae includes:
- a CDS encoding TOBE domain-containing protein, producing the protein MNTIVTNVTAIENVNNLTLLHCESHTTAIVMMSLKLNPDIRQGSQVALAVKPTNIILAKEHPQQTSCENILHATVKTVEAGELLCSVTVSFEETILEAIITREAHNRLLLKQGDAVSLLIGANDIYIQEILDV; encoded by the coding sequence ATGAACACAATTGTCACAAACGTCACAGCCATAGAAAATGTCAACAACCTGACACTGCTTCACTGTGAATCCCATACGACAGCAATTGTTATGATGAGTTTGAAGCTCAATCCAGACATCAGACAAGGCAGCCAGGTAGCACTGGCTGTCAAGCCAACAAATATCATCCTTGCAAAAGAACATCCACAACAAACAAGCTGCGAAAATATCCTTCACGCAACTGTAAAAACAGTCGAAGCCGGTGAACTGCTCTGTAGTGTAACCGTATCTTTTGAAGAGACAATCCTTGAAGCGATCATAACTCGCGAAGCACACAACAGACTTCTTTTAAAACAAGGGGATGCCGTTTCACTTCTCATTGGGGCAAATGATATCTACATTCAGGAGATACTCGATGTTTAA
- the modB gene encoding molybdate ABC transporter permease subunit → MFKTLSNLDFMPFLISFKLAFITSAILFVFALPLAWYLSQTKSRSKPFIEAVTALPIVLPPSVLGFYMLWAFSFNSPLGAFFEDIFGVKLAFSFTGIVIASCFYSLPFMVQPLQNGFESLNKNMLEASYIAGKSKVTTLFKVALPNMKPALLTAIIVTFAHTVGEFGVVLMVGGSIPGETKVASVAIYDMVEVMDYTAAHIYSAIMLIISFIVLFSVYLFNARQNKRFGL, encoded by the coding sequence ATGTTTAAGACTCTTAGCAACCTTGATTTCATGCCCTTTCTCATCTCTTTCAAACTGGCATTTATCACCTCTGCTATTCTTTTTGTCTTTGCTCTGCCTTTAGCTTGGTATCTCTCACAGACAAAGTCACGCTCAAAGCCTTTTATTGAAGCAGTGACTGCCCTGCCTATTGTTCTGCCCCCTTCTGTTTTAGGTTTTTATATGCTCTGGGCATTTTCTTTCAACTCGCCGCTGGGTGCTTTTTTTGAAGATATCTTCGGCGTAAAACTCGCCTTTAGTTTTACGGGCATCGTCATTGCAAGTTGTTTTTACTCCCTGCCATTTATGGTACAGCCGCTGCAAAACGGTTTTGAAAGTCTCAACAAAAATATGCTTGAAGCCAGTTACATCGCAGGCAAAAGCAAAGTGACAACGCTTTTTAAAGTTGCCCTGCCAAATATGAAACCAGCACTTCTAACGGCCATCATTGTCACCTTTGCCCATACTGTCGGTGAGTTCGGTGTTGTTTTAATGGTCGGAGGCAGCATACCGGGTGAGACAAAAGTCGCCTCAGTCGCTATCTATGATATGGTAGAGGTTATGGACTATACTGCTGCGCATATCTACAGCGCTATCATGCTTATCATCTCTTTTATCGTGCTCTTTAGTGTCTATCTTTTCAATGCACGTCAAAACAAAAGGTTTGGATTATGA
- the modA gene encoding molybdate ABC transporter substrate-binding protein, whose product MKKIFITLLLLSVTLFAQKITIFAASDLKFALDTIKADFLKAHKNDTINIIYGSSGKGRVQIERGAPYDIYFSANMDYVKYLYNKGFIITKPKLYAIGRLVIWSKNKNFQSAKSFENFTQPWVNKITIANPNHAPYGQKAKQALQSMHLYKKLKPKIVFGENISQTTNYINIKAADIGIIALSLALAPNIRQSPFHDYYLIDDSLHEPLYQGYGITSHAKSSSLAQEFISFFQQADSQKIMRAYGFKVAK is encoded by the coding sequence GTGAAAAAAATATTTATAACGCTTTTACTACTGAGTGTAACACTTTTTGCACAGAAGATTACTATCTTTGCGGCAAGTGACCTGAAGTTTGCGCTTGACACCATTAAAGCAGATTTTTTAAAAGCCCACAAGAACGACACCATCAACATCATCTACGGATCTTCCGGTAAAGGGCGTGTCCAGATAGAACGCGGTGCACCCTACGACATCTATTTTTCGGCAAATATGGATTATGTAAAGTATCTTTACAACAAAGGCTTCATCATCACCAAGCCAAAACTTTACGCCATCGGCAGACTCGTTATCTGGAGTAAGAACAAAAATTTTCAATCAGCAAAAAGTTTTGAAAACTTCACACAGCCATGGGTCAATAAGATTACCATTGCAAACCCAAACCACGCTCCTTATGGACAAAAAGCAAAACAGGCACTGCAGAGCATGCATCTTTATAAAAAACTAAAGCCAAAGATCGTCTTTGGAGAAAACATCTCACAAACTACCAATTACATCAACATCAAAGCGGCAGATATCGGCATCATCGCTCTTTCACTTGCTCTTGCTCCAAACATCAGACAAAGTCCGTTTCATGACTATTACCTCATCGATGATAGTCTGCATGAGCCACTTTATCAGGGGTATGGCATAACAAGTCATGCAAAATCCTCCTCTTTGGCACAGGAGTTTATCAGCTTCTTTCAGCAAGCCGATTCGCAAAAGATCATGCGTGCCTACGGATTTAAAGTAGCAAAATGA